A single Lolium perenne isolate Kyuss_39 chromosome 6, Kyuss_2.0, whole genome shotgun sequence DNA region contains:
- the LOC127307064 gene encoding casein kinase 1, translated as MEHVIGGKFKLGRKIGSGSFGELYLGVNIQSSEEVAIKLESVKSRHPQLHYESKLYMLLQGGTGIPHLKWFGVDGEYNVMVIDLLGPSLEDLFNYCNRKFTLKTVLMLADQMIARVEYMHLRGFLHRDIKPDNFLMGLGRRASQVYVIDYGLAKKYRDLQTHKHIPYRENKNLTGTARYASVNTHLGVEQSRRDDLESLGYVLMYFLRGSLPWQGLKAGTKKQKYDKISEKKMLTPVEVLCKSYPSEFVSYFHYCRSLRFEDKPDYSYLKKLFRDLMIREGYQSDYIFDWTVSRQAAENNRLRPSGRTGGLVGPSAERAERTSARQDVPDRFSGSVETFARRTGSGSGHHGESTKHRTLLDSLLAPKMAADSDKRRPTSSRNGSTSRKALLSSSRPSSGEPSDPTRTSHLIPTSSGSSRPSTTQRLHQSTGLETRSSSLSKTARNVHDDPNLRAFDRLTISADRRK; from the exons ATGGAACATGTGATCGGGGGAAAGTTTAAGCTGGGTAGGAAGATTGGGAGCGGATCTTTCGGGGAGCTGTATCTTG GCGTCAACATACAGAGCAGCGAGGAGGTGGCTATCAAGTTG GAATCTGTTAAATCAAGGCATCCTCAGCTTCATTATGAGTCAAAACTATACATGCTTCTGCAAGGAGGAA CTGGGATTCCTCATCTGAAGTGGTTTGGAGTGGACGGGGAGTACAATGTCATGGTCATTGATCTTCTTGGTCCAAGTCTGGAAGACTTATTCAACTATTGCAACAGAAAATTCACTCTTAAAACAGTACTTATGCTTGCTGATCAGATG ATTGCTAGGGTAGAGTACATGCACTTGAGGGGCTTTCTTCATCGTGATATAAAGCCGGATAACTTTCTTATGGGTTTAGGCCGTAGAGCAAGCCAG GTTTACGTTATTGATTATGGCCTCGCGAAGAAGTACCGGGACCTCCAAACTCATAAGCACATTCCATACAG GGAGAACAAAAATCTTACAGGAACAGCACGTTATGCTAGTGTAAACACCCATCTTGGAGTAG AACAAAGCAGGAGAGATGATTTAGAATCTCTCGGTTATGTTCTGATGTATTTCTTAAGAGGAAG CCTTCCTTGGCAAGGTCTGAAAGCTGGCACGAAAAAACAGAAGTACGACAAAATTAGTGAAAAGAAAATGTTAACCCCAGTTGAG GTTCTTTGTAAATCTTATCCATCAGAGTTTGTTTCATACTTCCATTACTGCCGGTCTTTGCGATTTGAAGATAAACCAGATTATTCCTATTTGAAGAAACTCTTCCGAGACCTAATGATCCGTGAAG GGTACCAGTCTGATTATATATTCGATTGGACTGTATCAAGGCAAGCAGCAGAGAATAACAGATTGCGA CCAAGTGGAAGGACAGGTGGGTTGGTGGGACCATCTGCAGAACGGGCTGAACGGACTTCAG CAAGACAGGATGTTCCTGATAGATTCAGTGGTTCAGTGGAAACATTTGCTAGAAGAACTGGCTCTGGTTCTGGCCATCATGGAGAAAGCACGAAGCACAGAACCCTATTGGATTCACTGCTGGCGCCCAAGATG GCTGCTGATTCGGATAAAAGAAGGCCTACATCATCTCGGAATGGCAGCACCTCGAGGAAAGCTCTCCTGTCAAGCAGCAGACCAAGTTCTGGAGAGCCCAGTGACCCAACACGCACTAGCCACCTAATCCCAACCAGCAGTGGCAGCAGTCGCCCATCAACCACTCAGAGGCTTCACCAATCAACTGGGCTGGAGACCAGGTCCTCATCGTTATCGAAAACTGCGAGAAATGTCCATGATGATCCCAATCTAAGGGCATTTGATCGCCTTACAATTAGTGCAGACAGGAGGAAATAA
- the LOC127307063 gene encoding phosphatidylinositol N-acetylglucosaminyltransferase subunit C translates to MKGVGKNPIICQTKWRKVAYGGMQPGYDDNYTDDSFLEEMVMNANVVKRDFLRVMVDSVSISQYLCIVALVVSTWTHTLNLAIDEITLLKFDIGLVLVGFLVLLLTTSPFSLKLLSRYVLNISFFTSGLYVLAPICHTLTRSISSDSIWALAVFLLLVHLFLHDYSGSTIRPPGALNNPKLTSNISLNASIVASVLVASRLPSWLHVFAIMLFSLQVFLFAPLVTFCIKKYSCRLHLLFSFALMVITLGVTYQLHRMLFILLLALVVFISLVCPYWLIRIQEYKFEINGPWDEAKLCFDITE, encoded by the coding sequence ATGAAGGGCGTGGGAAAAAACCCGATCATATGTCAAACGAAGTGGAGAAAGGTAGCCTATGGGGGAATGCAGCCAGGATATGATGACAACTACACCGATGACTCCTTCCTTGAGGAGATGGTTATGAATGCCAATGTTGTCAAGAGGGATTTCCTGAGAGTGATGGTCGACTCGGTCTCCATTTCCCAGTATCTCTGCATCGTTGCTCTTGTGGTTTCGACGTGGACACATACACTGAATTTGGCCATTGATGAGATAACCCTTTTGAAATTCGATATTGGTCTCGTGCTTGTTGGTTTCTTGGTCCTCTTGCTCACAACGAGTCCATTCTCGCTGAAGCTACTCTCAAGATATGTCCTCAACATATCATTCTTCACCAGTGGCCTCTATGTTTTAGCACCAATCTGTCATACCCTCACTAGGTCCATCAGTTCGGATTCAATCTGGGCACTTGCTGTGTTCCTTCTGCTGGTTCATCTCTTCTTGCATGATTATTCTGGTTCGACTATAAGACCTCCAGGTGCACTCAACAACCCAAAGTTGACCAGCAACATCTCCTTAAACGCATCGATAGTAGCATCTGTTCTTGTAGCTTCGCGTCTGCCATCTTGGCTGCACGTCTTTGCTATCATGCTCTTCTCCTTGCAGGTCTTCCTGTTTGCGCCACTGGTTACATTTTGTATCAAGAAGTACTCCTGTAGACTCCATCTGCTGTTCTCCTTTGCTCTGATGGTCATAACCTTGGGTGTCACGTACCAGTTGCATCGGATGCTCTTCATTTTACTGCTGGCGCTTGTTGTATTCATCTCGCTTGTTTGCCCTTACTGGCTTATCAGGATTCAAGAATACAAGTTCGAGATCAATGGTCCCTGGGATGAAGCTAAACTTTGCTTTGATATAACAGAATAA